TCTACGCTTTTTCTTCCGCTAATTTGGCTGCAGCCTTTGAGCGCGGAGGAGGGCGCAGACCCTTCGCTTTCATGCGCTTCCGTTTTGCCTCTACAAAATAATCAGATACAGCCATTCTAAAAGATTCACAAGTTGCATACCTTCAAGATAAGGAGCATCCTCAGATTCATCAAATCCTTGGAACTTGGGTGTTTCCTCAGGCACATCTGCCTTGAACGCATCGTCAACTATCACAGGCTCCGATTCCTCAGCATCAGCCTTCGGTAGTGTCTTCGAGCGCTTCTCGACTTTGAACTTGGCAACATAGAAACCATCCATATTGTGCACGTGGGGGTAGAATCGTCTGGTGAGGTGTACACTGGGGTTGAACGTCTTTCCCCTATAAGAGGTGAAACCTTCGCGACCAAACTGCAGACCAGTATCGACGAGCTTCACATTAGGTCTTTTGCGCAGGGCATAGTCGACGACGGCCTCGTTCTCTTCCACAGTCACTGAGCAGGTCGAATAAACAAGGTATCCACCAGTTTTCGACTCTGGGCTAACACTATCGATTGCACAAAGGATCAACTGCTTTTGAAGGTGGGACAGGAGGGTGAAGTCGCGTTCCGACTAGATATAAAGTCAACGAAGACATCGATAGAAAACATACGTCACTGCGTACCTTGTTGATTTTTACGCTGGGGTCTTTGCTGATAACACCAGTTCCACTGCAGGGGGCATCCAACAACACTCGGTCAAATCCTCCCATAACCTTGGGGAATTCTCTTCCATCATATGAGCAAACGATCACATTCTTGCAACCTAGGCGGTGCACGTTGGCGGTCAAACTCTTCGTTCTGGCCTTGTTCGCGTCATTGGCAAAGACGACGCCAGTATTTTGCATCAGTGCAGCCATATGCGTTGTCTTTCCACCAGGAGCAGATGCCATATCAAGGACTCGTTCGTTGGGTTCAGGTGAGAGGGCAATGACgggaaggaaagaagaagcgGCTTGCAGCATGTAATGTCCGGCGAGATATTCAGGCGTTGCACCGATTGGAACGTTACTCTCAAATACTTGGAGGCCCACATTCGTCCATTTCCCGATGGGCTCAAGATTCACACCACGGTTAACAAGACCTTGCGCCAAATCGCGCCGTCTTGTTTTGAGGGTATTTGTTCTGATTGTTACGGGGCGTGGTACTTCATTGGCCTCGAAAAACTCGATAGCCTGTTTAAATTTCAATAAACGCCAGAATCGGTGTTTAAACACATATAAAGCCTCACCTCATTGACAGGGAAAAGTAGGAAGAGCTTTTCAGCCAAGAATTCGTTATAACCGTAGTAGCTAGCGATGTCAGCGACGAGTTGATCAATGTACTCAGAACGAGCTCTTCAAAAAAAGACTGTCAGTAAGTACAGTTACCAAATATCAAGGAAAACACGGATTTCTTACCGTCCTTTCTCGGCTCTTTTACTAAACTTTGCAAGCACACGCACGCACTCCCTCATGCGTCTTTGAACGAGATGCACATCAGGGCCTCCGCTagctttctccttctcgcgTTCTTCTGCAGTTGGCAGGCGGAAGGGCTCAATATTCATATCACCATTAGCATCCTCCTCTGcatccatatccacatcgtcgtcgtcttcctcgGCAGCAGCTTGAGCTTCCGCTATGTCAAGTTCGGCTTCGGCAACAGCACGCGCCTCCAATTTCTGTGAACGCGCTGCCATATTCTTCATGGTTACACGCTCAtattcttcctcctcgtcggAATCTGAGCTAGATTGGTCTGACTGTGTTGGGATAATCTTTTTAGGACGTTCTGCCTGTTTCGATTTTTTGGATTTAGTAGgtgcaacttgaacttcttcctcttcatcatcggacCCAAAGTCAAATTCTTGGGCTTCTCCCTCGAGATACTCATCGCTAAATAATTGTCAATAAAAAGTCAACCAGAAAATGAGTGACGGAAGTGACAAACTTTTCTTCTCCCTCGTCAGATTCAAGATCATCGAGTCCACCAACAAATGCACCAGGTTCCTCTTCATCACTTTCGTTGAACATGGGCCTATCAAAATGATTAATTTATTAAAGGATGGCTGCGTCAAAGTTTGGAGAAAACGCACCTCGAATGTGCCTGCAattcctcgtcgtcttccacATCTTCCCATCCTTCAGAGCCATCTTCATCAGCATGTTCGGgagcctttttctttttgctagTCTTCTGCGGCTTTTCCTTTGTTGAGGccttctcttttccttttccttttccattCAGATCCTTGACCCTCTTCGTAGGCCGTGGACTCGGCTTTCCATCGTCTTGACCCTCATTGTCGGCATCAGCCTTGCGTTTTCCTAACTGTTTTTTGGAAGTCCATGTTTTGGAATCAAGTGATTCGGGCGGCGCCTGCTTGTTCTTTGCTCGGCGGCCCATAGTTTTGTATGAAGATTAATGAAGGATCAACTGCTTCGAGCGAAACTCAGaactttgaaaaaaataattGAGTGACATATTGGCACGTGGGGGTGTTAGGAACTGACGAATTGATCAAACAACAGCGGCAATACGGACCGCAAGACAGGGACCTACTTAGAGGGATCATTGCGGGGAAGGCATCAAG
This Psilocybe cubensis strain MGC-MH-2018 chromosome 3, whole genome shotgun sequence DNA region includes the following protein-coding sequences:
- a CDS encoding rRNA (cytosine-C5-)-methyltransferase nop2 — translated: MGRRAKNKQAPPESLDSKTWTSKKQLGKRKADADNEGQDDGKPSPRPTKRVKDLNGKGKGKEKASTKEKPQKTSKKKKAPEHADEDGSEGWEDVEDDEELQAHSRPMFNESDEEEPGAFVGGLDDLESDEGEENDEYLEGEAQEFDFGSDDEEEEVQVAPTKSKKSKQAERPKKIIPTQSDQSSSDSDEEEEYERVTMKNMAARSQKLEARAVAEAELDIAEAQAAAEEDDDDVDMDAEEDANGDMNIEPFRLPTAEEREKEKASGGPDVHLVQRRMRECVRVLAKFSKRAEKGRARSEYIDQLVADIASYYGYNEFLAEKLFLLFPVNEAIEFFEANEVPRPVTIRTNTLKTRRRDLAQGLVNRGVNLEPIGKWTNVGLQVFESNVPIGATPEYLAGHYMLQAASSFLPVIALSPEPNERVLDMASAPGGKTTHMAALMQNTGVVFANDANKARTKSLTANVHRLGCKNVIVCSYDGREFPKVMGGFDRVLLDAPCSGTGVISKDPSVKINKSERDFTLLSHLQKQLILCAIDSVSPESKTGGYLVYSTCSVTVEENEAVVDYALRKRPNVKLVDTGLQFGREGFTSYRGKTFNPSVHLTRRFYPHVHNMDGFYVAKFKVEKRSKTLPKADAEESEPVIVDDAFKADVPEETPKFQGFDESEDAPYLEEAKRKRMKAKGLRPPPRSKAAAKLAEEKA